The sequence below is a genomic window from bacterium.
AATGTCTTCTACTATGCCAGCGATCCTGAGCTCCTGACCTTTTCCGCTGACAGGGGCTGATCGGGCCAGAACCCACCGTATCGTCCCGTCGGGTCTGATTATCCGATACTCTTCCCTGAATGGCTTACCCTGATTCCGCTCAAGGTTTACCGCCTCCATGACGCGCTCTCTATCCTCCGGATGAACGCTCTCCAGAAAGGAATCCGGATCTTCATATAAGCTCTGGCAGCTTCGTCCGGTAAGCTCCTCATAGGCGGGGCTGATGTAAATCAACCTGCTTTGGCTTCTGAGCCAGACAATCAAATGGATATTTTCAGCTAATTCCCTGAAAAACTGATCATACTCCTCGATAGCCCTTTCCTTCTGTATCCCCGCCTTATGGCCGGCATGTATCTCCCCTTCAAGCTCGGCAATTCGCTGGCGCAGGGTGCTCAACTCCTCGATCAATTGCTCTTTCGTTTTGTCTCGATCTCTCATACTCTCCGACACTCTCAGCTTTCAGTAACTACTTACTTAGGCACAAAGGGGCAAAGGCACAGAGGCACAAAGTTACCTTTGCCCATTTGTTGCTTCATTGCTCAGCATTCATTACTATCTTCTTTGCCCTTTTGTGTCTTTGTGCCTGTGTAGTTACTAAAATTATACAATCCAGCCATAAAATTTTAAAGGCTTAAATGTTTCTCTTAAACCTTTTTCATTAATAATATCTTTTTTCGGCAGGCTATTTTTCCTGTAGACCTTTATCTCCTTTCAGGATAAACTTCGAATGAAGCAGGTTATGAGAGGCCAGAGTGGCCAGTGATCAGTGATCAGTGATTAGTGGAGATCGGACAAGGGTCAATGATTACCCTGCCGTTACCACTCAGGGAGGCGCAGAGGCACAGGGAAAGATGAAAAATATATGCTTCTTTAACAGTAACAAAGTATGGGGCGGCGGTGAAAAATGGCATCATGACGCCTCCCTCTTTTTTCAAAACAGAGGATACCGCGTTCTCGTAATTACAAATTATCACAGTGAATTATTCGCCAACCTCAGTAACCAAAAAGAGATACAACTGAAACGGCTGAGAATTAGCCGATTGAGTTTTCTGAATATCCTGAAAATCATCAGTATTGCTAACATACTGAAAGAAAACAAAATCGATACAATAATTCTTAACCTGCCTTCTGATGTAAAGGTAGCAGGGATTGCCGCCAGAATTGCAGGGGTAAAAAAAATAATCTACCGGCGGGGGCTGGCAGTGCCGGTAAAAAATTCACCGCTCAACAGGTTCCTGTTTCAGCAGGTCATTTCCGGTATTATTGCCAATTCAGAAGAAATCAAAAGGACAATTTTGTTCAATAACCCTCATCTCATTGATAGCAGCAAGATACAGGTTATCTATAATGGCGTTGACCTTCACGATTGCCCGATTCAGCCGCCGGTTGGAAAAAAGAATGAACCTGTTATACTGGGAAATGCGGGGAGATTGGTTGAACAAAAAGGCCAAAGGTATTTAATTGAGGTTGCTCAAATCCTCCAGAACAAGGGAGTAAGGTTTAAGCTTCTGATAGCCGGTAAAGGAAAATTAGAACAAGAGCTTAAAGATTACGCAGAAGAGTTGGGCGTTAAAGACAATATCGATTTTTTAGGCTTTGTCCAGAACACGGCGAGTTTTATGAACAGTATTGATATTTTTTTATTGTCTTCTCTCCACGAAGGTTCTTCAAACGTTGTAATTGAAGCCATGGCCTATCAAAAACCAGTCATAGCCTTTAACCTGAGCAGTAACCCTGAGATGATCATTCACAATGAAACCGGATACCTGGTCGATTTTCCCGATGTTGCTGATTTTGCTCAAAAAACCATCAGTTTAATAGAAGATTGCATGCTGCGGGAGCGTTTCGGAAAGCAGGGTCGAAAGGTTGTTGAAGAAAATTTTAACAAGGAAAAAAATCTGGAAAAATTAATCAGGTTTATCTGAGATTATTTCTCCACCCGGGAAAAACAGGCAATGAACTTGCAACTCCTAACCGGAAGGAAAAAGTAATCATCTCACGGAAATGGCGTATCTATAAATTTAATGCAGATGCATAGGGTGCTGGTAATGGGATTTACGCCTCGTGATTCAAAACAGTGGAGGTTTTACCATGTCGTTATCGAAAGATAGTTGTTGGCTCGGCTTCTTTATCATTATTTTTACCCTACCAGTCATTTTTCCTATGACATCCAGTGCGCAGTTCCCGCTTGGTTTGCCATTACTTGGCGGTTTGCCATTACCCGGCGGTTCACCGTTACTTGCTGGAGGAGGCGGTATCTCTCCTGCCCTTCTTGGAGGAGCGTACTCCCCTTATGGGCTGTCCGGAATAAATCCTGGCCTGGGCCAGTTTATTCCTGCTGGCAGATTTGGCATACCATACCAGTATCAGCCTGCTAATGGATATCCAACTCAGAATCAGTATACTCAAAATCCTTATGGCCAGTATCCCTATAGTCAGACCCCCTATGGCCAGTATCCATACACGCAAAATCCATATGGACAAAATCCTTATGGGCAGTATCCATATGGGCAGTATCCATATGGGCAATACCCTTACACTCAGAACCCATATGGACAGAATCCTTACGCACAATACCCGTATAGTCAGACCCCCTATGGCCAGTATCCTTATGGGCAGAATCCTTACGCTCCGAATCCTTATGCCCAATACCCCTATAGTCAATATCCTTCTGGCCAGTATCCCTATAGTCAGTATCAGTATGCTCAAAATCCTTACGGCCAATATCCCTATAGTCAGAATCCCTATAGCCAATATCCCTATAGTCAATATCCCTATAGTCAATATCCCTATAGCCAGAATCCCTATAGTCAATATCCCTATAGCCAATATCCCTATAGTCAATATCCCTATAGTCAGAATCCTTATAGCCAATACCCAACCATCCAGCAATTACAGACCGCGGATAAGTCCCTTACGATTAATGATGATGGCGATGAAGTAACCATTGGAGAGAATGATACGCTGAGCATTGTCCTGGGTGTCGACACTGCCTCTGCTTATCAATGGGCTCTGGATACGTCTGAACTAGATGACAATATTGTTGAAAAGGTAAGCAACCAATATTATATTAACAACACGACCGCTGGGGTTGGAATCGTGCAGCAGTGGATGTTCAAGGCCACAGGAACCGGCACGACTACTATCAAACTGGAATACGTAAACTCTTCCGGAACTGTCAACACTGCTTTTGAAGTTACGGTAATAGTTGAGTAGTAAAAGATATCTCACCGTAATCTTTCAGACATCTCTTCACCTCACCCTCTCCCCCCTTCGGGGAGAGGGTGAAGAGTGAGGAGGAGGAAAAGCGAACGGATACTGACTCGCGATATCACCTGCCGGTTCCCCTGATTGACATGGCCTCTTCCGGGAAACCGTCAAGCATGCTCTGATCAGGGGAACTTGAACGGGGTATCTTTTCAGGGAACCATTTTCCAGATTTCACAGCCCACATCCTTACCGGCAATAGTTGCCTTATCGTCCCGGTCATATTTGGGCACCGGGACACTGATAACCGTGGCCGTGCCTGCAAACAAAGTATCATTGAGAATGCCAAAACAGCGGATGCCATAGTTTTTCGGCATTTCTATATCGGCCAGGGTAAGGGTCTCTCCATCAAAGCCATTGTGGACAAGGTTATAGAATGAACCTGGATCGCCGGAGTCGGAAACCCAGATTTGAGCGCCGGTCACGCCTGGATCTTCAACCGATCCTTCATTCAAGGTGCCGACGTACAATTTATCCCTGAAGGAAATCAAGCGCCAGATATAATAGTTATATTTTTCCCCCAGGTCCTGAAAAGCCAAAACCTTTGTCCACTGAGTCCCATTATGGGTCCGCCAGATAGAAGTGTTTCCGTCGCTGTTTTGTGTCCCCAGATACAATTGATCTTTATAAACAGCCGAGGCAGTGACAATATCGTTATTCAAACCGCCGGAATCACGAAGGCAAAACCCCATGCCGTTCCCATAGCGGTCCTCTTTGCCCACCACTTTCTCCCAACTGACGCCGTCACCGCTCCGCCATATTTCAAAAGCACCGGGAGCCTGGGGGAGCTTTAAATCCTTGGTGGGCTCGCTCTTCAGCGCACCGCTTACCACAGTGGGTTTTAAGTCTTTGGTCCAGGTAATGGCATAGAGTTTATCTTTAAAAACGGTCATCTCTCCAACCAGGATGTTATTAACGACCCAGGCATTGGTATTGGGATCAAAGACCTTGGTCGATTCAAAGTCCGGATTGGTTTTGGCCACTTCCCAATTCAGGCCGGATTTACTCCGCAATAATTTGGCCCCGTTATTACCTGCTCCCCCATAAAGATATTTTCCAAAACGGACCATGCAGCGAATGCTGGTATTTTTTACATTTCCTATGCCTCTTTTTCCAACTATGATCCATTCTTTCCCGTCGGATGTTCGCAAAATCTCGGCCCCGCTGAGATTTGAGGCGCAGGCATACAGATATTGATTACTATCAGCATATAAATAGCGTATACCTGAATTGGATCGGACAGGGCCGGGTTTGGAATTGTAAACCCGCTCCCAGGTTCCCGGCTCTCCACTGCCGCTCCTCCAGATTTCCGCTCCCTTCAGCAGGTTCAGTGTTCCGACATAGAGCTTTCCCTGAAACGTGGTCATGCTCCAGGCGTAGTCATTGGCTGGATCACCAAAGCCCTTGCTGACAACTTTCTCCCAGTATTCTGCGCCACAGACATGGCAGAGAGAAAGAACAAACAGGGTGACTATTATGAGTGATCGAAAGGCCTTCTTCATCTGCTCCTCCTTTGAATTATGGGTGAATCATTAATGGAGAAATCGGGACATTTTTAATCTCTTTTCGTACATTAGCTAAGTTAATCTTTATTGCTGATGATTTATTTTTTCGATTTAGTTTTACGTTATTGAAATGGGTGGGAGTTTATGAGCGATTGGAGTAATTTTGCTCAATCTGCTATATTATTATAGTGAAGTTCCTTTCAGCCAACTGGGAGCGACGAACTCTTGTTCTGGTAACTGCTTTGGAATCTGGATCAAAGGAAGGGGGGAGAGATAGGGATGAGGTACAGCTATGTTTCTTCAGCGTTTGGGCAGCGCCCTGGTCATTGCCGCTTTTCTTCTTCTTTTCCTTCTCCCCTCGTTCTGCCGGGCGGATTGGAATGTCTATACCATACAGCCGTTGAATCATTTCATTTCCTGGTATTCGGTCCGCTCGCTTGCTCTGGATGATCAGGGATGTGCACACCTGGCCTATGGCTCGGACAGCCTGTACTATGCTCACTCACTCACCGGGGAAGGATACCCTGCCTGGCTGGTGGAAAACCTGAGTACCGCTGCCGGAGTCGATGGCGATGAAGTCAGTGACGGTAAGGCTTCCGGGTTTGCCGCTCTTGCCCTTGATGCGGCAGATAATCCTCACCTGTGCTACTACGCCCATGGCTGTCTGATTTACACCCGGAGAAAAGGGATAGCCTGGATTACAAAAACCATCGATGATTCGCACCATGTCGGCACCTCCATCTCGATCGTTCTGGGTCCGGAAGGTTCTGCTCACATCAGCTTTTACGACTGCCAGCAAAAGTGCTTGAAATATGTATTCATTCGCGAAAGTAAAGCAGGCAGTGGACCCGAACCGGGCAGCGCAGGCGAACCGGATCCTGAGATTATTCCAGAGATAATCGATGATTCCGCGGATGTTGGCATGGTCAATTCATTAAGTCTGGATTCGGCGGGTAACGTTCATCTAGCCTATTACGACTGGTCTCACCGCGATCTGAAATACGCCTGCAAGAGGGGGAGCAGGTGGGAAATACAGGTCGTGGACAGCTTTGGAGACGTCGGAGACTGGCCTGCCCTGGCCGTGGATCAGGATGGGCATCCTCACCTCAGTTACTGTGACTGGACCAACCGCAACCTGAAATACGCCCGGCACACCGGTGAAGGCTGGAACCTTGAGACCGTGGATGCTTCAGACGATGATACCGGCAGATGTACGGCGATTGCCCTGGACCGGGAGGGAAGGCCTCAAATAAGCTATTTCAACTTGTCCAGGCACAGGCTCATGTATGCCGCCCATGACGGACGGACCTGGCAAACCCGGGTGGTGAGTGAGGATGAGGATATCGAAGGTTCAACTGCTCTGGCTATAGATTCTTCTGGACAATCGCACATCATTTATTATAATTACACAACCGGATCATTAAAATACGCACTATTCCGGAAAGATAGCCGATTATCTCAATCGTCGGAATCATCCGACTGGCCCATTGCAGGGGGGAAAAACGCCCCCGCTGCTGTAGATGTCGGATGTTTTCTCTCGGTTATCAAAACCTTATGGTAACTATGGCGGATCGCAGGATTACAGAAATCAGGGGGTAACTGGTGGAGCCATTATCGGGTGGCTTGCAGAAAGTTACGCTCAGGGAGGGGAGCAACATGATGCGCCGATGGCTGGTTATGGTTTCCAGGGCAGGATCTTTGCTCCTGCTCATGGCAGGTTTCACCCGCATAGCGATAGCGGCCAACAAGACCGTGGTTCCGGCTGCCGGAGCTCCGGCTGCGCACAAGCCCGCTGTGGCTGCCCCGGCTGCTGCTGCTTCATCTGCATCTGCGGCATCTGCGGCTAACCGGACTGCGGCTGGGCATACTGCGGCTGGCCCGGCAAGTGCCAGCCGTACTCCAGCGGCTGACAACACTGCAGATGTCCGGCATCCTGGCCCGCCAGGGGCTGGCTCAGGAACCGGCCGATACTATCCTCCTGATCCGGTCACACTTCGGCTCATCGTGCAGCGACTCTTATCCGCTGCTTCGGGAAAGAAGACCCAGGGCAGGATTTTCGGGCTGATATCTCCCCATCACGGATACCTTTCCTCCGGCATTGTGGCCGCGGCAGGCTATAAGCAACTGACTTCGCCAATCAAGACGGTGTTTCTTCTCGCTCCAGGGCATCAGGGTAATTTCTCCGGGGCCTTTATCCCTGCCATGAAGTCATTCCGGACACCCCTGGGAGAAATCCCGGTATCAGCACTGGCCGCCAGGCTCAGCCAACAGCAGGGATTTATCGCTCCACCAAAGGGCTGGTCCGGTGATCGTTCCATTGACATTCAGCTTCCATTCCTGCAGCAGGTGGTAAAAAGTTTCGAGCTTGTTCCCATCCTTGTCGGCAAAGCTGATCCCGCAGCTCTGGCCAGGCAGATTCTCCCCTGTCTGACCGAAGAGAGCCTGATTATCGCCAGCTCCGATCTATCCGAGCGCTATCCTTCCGAGAAAGCCACACCCCTGGATCAGAAAGCCATTAAAGCCATCACCTCGTTCGATTTCAAGACACTGGCTTCCTCGGAGGCCTGCGGCAAGGTTTCGATTGCAGTTCTCATGGAGATAGCCAGGCAGAAAAAATGGTCTGCGCAGCTCATAGATTATGCAAATTCGGGCACTACAACCAGAGCACGAAAGCAGGTGGCAGGATTTGCCAGCATCGCCTTTGTTCGATGAAGATAGTTATCAGCAGCCAGTCTCACATCTTTTTCCCCCACTTCACCTCCTTGATAAACCGGCTTGCCCGATCCGGACATGAGCGATTACCTTTTCTTTATCAAGGTGTAACACCAAAGCGCCATCACCGCCACCAGGAGAAAAATCAGACCCGTGACCAGGAAACGTTGAATCTTGGTACCCTGCTCCTCTTTATTCACTGGTGTTCGTGGATCGTAGACTGGGTTCTTGCCAAGTTTGCTAATGCGCAGAGCTGGCAAGTTGCTCAGTTGTTCCGGCTCGTATGGCAGGATGAGTTCTGCGGGCAGTGCCACTTGCACCGGCTCGTCCGGTATAAACGCTCCGGTAATGTTTGCCTGAAAGGGAAAGACCTCCGGTTCGACTGCCCACAACGCAGACACGACCGTCAGCCAGGTAAATACGACAACCAGCCAGGTAGATGCGACCACCAGCCGGGTGCCAAACACAAAGAGATAGCCCAGCTTTTTCATTGGGGGCGGGCCTTGTCGATGGTTTCATCGAGCGAGATCAGGTGCTTGTAGCGATGATACAGAAATGACGTTCCGATCAGCATCAATCCGAGCACGATAAACGAAATGATCCGAAAGGGGGTGCTGATCCTGGCCATATCCACAGCAAACACCTGAAGGTGGCAAAGGAATACCCAAAGGCAATAAAGGCATTGGGAATGGTGATAAAGAATCCACTCAACTGCTCCTGGCAGTCCTGACAGGGCTTGACAAAGTAATAGACGAACGGCACCAGTGCATAGATCAGAAAAAAAATGGTAATAAAGATCGCGGTTGGCCAGAATTTGGTCTCCTGATAGGAGCGGAAAAACCAAACCGAAAACAGGAGCCAGGTGAAGGATGATCCGAGATAGTTCAGCAGATCCCATCTCTTGAAGAAGGAAATGAAAAGAATGCCAATATTGAGAACGGTCATATAAATCATCAGTTCGACTTGGCGATCGCTGCCGCTGCTGAGCACGACCGGAGTAAAAAAACCACCGATAAGCCCCAGTACCGCCAGCCATTTGACGTCGTACACAATTGACAAAACTCCTCTATCATTATACAAAAGGTAATCTTCCCCCCTGGTTAAAATATAACCTCTGCTTTTCTTTTCCATACCAAGAATAAATCAGTGTCAATGAAGAATAAAGCTCAAAAATAAACAAAAATAGATATAAGAGTAACTGATAAGGCACGAAAAATTCCGATCTAGGATCGACTAAAGTCAAGCAGGGAAATTGAAGGGGCATTTAAAAAGAAACTCAGGATATCAGGATAGTTAAGGCAGAGGTTGAGCACGGGAAGAGTGGAGTATGCTTTTATGACATTGAAGGAAATGAAGATAGAAGACCGGAACCGGGATCGGGCAGCTCCTTTGAGCAGGCCTCCTGTTCTGGCGGGCTATATCTATGATCCCGAAGAGGCCTACGGGGCGAGGAATAGTAACCGCCTTCTTGCTATCCGGCTGGAAACCAGCCGATCCTGCAACCTGCGATGCCGCTACTGTTATGCTGAGAGCGGAGGGCACCTTGAGCATGAATTAGATTTTGAGGACTTGACCAGTGTGATCAGGCAGGCATGGGAACTGGGGGCGGATTCCGTGGTAGTCATCGGAGGGGGCGAGCCGACCCTGTATCCCCGGTTCCGGGATTTGATCGCATATATTCATTCCCTGCGGATCATCCCGGTAATCTTCACCAACACTGTCACCATGACCAGGGAACTGGCCGAATTTCTCCATGACCAGGGAGCATCGGTGATGGGCAAGCTGGACTCTCTCCGGCCCGAAGTGCAGGATTATCTGGCAGGGCAGGCCGGAGCCTTTCACCAGATTCAGGAAGGGTTGAACAATCTGATTGAAGCCGGTTTCACCCGGACAGAGACCCCGCATCGGCTCAGGATGGGCGTATCATTCGTGAGCGGCAGGTTGAATGTGGAGGAAGTTGAAGAAATATGGCATTTTTGCCGTCAGCGGCGCATTTTTCCGAATATTGAGTTTTTGACGCCAACCGGCAGGGCAAGGCAGGAGTTGAGTCAATATATCCTTTCTCCAGAAGAGATAAAGAATTATAAGCTCAGGCTGCTGGAAATCGATCAGGATTGCTATGGTCATACCTGGCTCCCCTATACCCCCCTGACAGCCAGTGGATGTCTTCAGCATCTCTACAGCCTTTATGTAACTGGAGAGGGGAACGTCAGGCCATGTGCTCCCACCAAGTTCGATGAACATCCTGACCTTGAGCACAAGGGAACTTATCCCCACAATGTCCGGCGGCGTTCCCTGAGAAAAATCTATGAAGATCCTCTGTTCCAGTATGTCAGGAACATTGACCGGTATCTGGAAGGAAAATGCCGCCAGTGTGAGCACCTGAATGAGTGCATCGGCTGCCGGGGATATACCTACAGCGTTGGCGTGAATGAGGGCAAAGACCCTTGCAGTGCCCTGCGGGCCGAATGCCTCCAGTGTTTCAAATAGACCTTTGTGCCTGAGTAGTTGTTACAATTTAAGGAGGATACATTGAAGAAAATCGAATTGATCACCCGGAGTGAACTGGAGAGCAGGTTTAAGGAGTGCCTGGAGCAGCGCAGGATGCCAGATTATTTCCTGTACCTTGGTGGATCCGGTGTCAGGAGCTGGCTCAAGCTCGACAGCTTCAAGGGATTTCCGATTGCCAGACAGCTCACGGACCTTCTCAGGCAGAGCCTTCCTTCCCTGGTCAGTCACTTTCCCCGGGATCTGAGTCTGGTCAGTATCGGGGTAGGCAGAGGGGAAAAGGAGAGACTCCTGCTGGAATCTTTGCTGACAGCCGGCTCTTCGAAATATTTTGCCATAGATATCAGCAGTTGGATGATTGACGAAGCCCTGAAAACCGTGGCTGATCTCAAGGTGGATAAGGTCGGCCTGGTAGCCTTTCTCGAAGACCTGCCTCTGATGAGGCAGTACTGGAATCCGCCGGTTCTGCTCTGCCTTT
It includes:
- a CDS encoding glycosyltransferase; this translates as MKNICFFNSNKVWGGGEKWHHDASLFFQNRGYRVLVITNYHSELFANLSNQKEIQLKRLRISRLSFLNILKIISIANILKENKIDTIILNLPSDVKVAGIAARIAGVKKIIYRRGLAVPVKNSPLNRFLFQQVISGIIANSEEIKRTILFNNPHLIDSSKIQVIYNGVDLHDCPIQPPVGKKNEPVILGNAGRLVEQKGQRYLIEVAQILQNKGVRFKLLIAGKGKLEQELKDYAEELGVKDNIDFLGFVQNTASFMNSIDIFLLSSLHEGSSNVVIEAMAYQKPVIAFNLSSNPEMIIHNETGYLVDFPDVADFAQKTISLIEDCMLRERFGKQGRKVVEENFNKEKNLEKLIRFI
- a CDS encoding protease inhibitor I42 family protein, producing MSLSKDSCWLGFFIIIFTLPVIFPMTSSAQFPLGLPLLGGLPLPGGSPLLAGGGGISPALLGGAYSPYGLSGINPGLGQFIPAGRFGIPYQYQPANGYPTQNQYTQNPYGQYPYSQTPYGQYPYTQNPYGQNPYGQYPYGQYPYGQYPYTQNPYGQNPYAQYPYSQTPYGQYPYGQNPYAPNPYAQYPYSQYPSGQYPYSQYQYAQNPYGQYPYSQNPYSQYPYSQYPYSQYPYSQNPYSQYPYSQYPYSQYPYSQNPYSQYPTIQQLQTADKSLTINDDGDEVTIGENDTLSIVLGVDTASAYQWALDTSELDDNIVEKVSNQYYINNTTAGVGIVQQWMFKATGTGTTTIKLEYVNSSGTVNTAFEVTVIVE
- the amrB gene encoding AmmeMemoRadiSam system protein B, with amino-acid sequence MEPLSGGLQKVTLREGSNMMRRWLVMVSRAGSLLLLMAGFTRIAIAANKTVVPAAGAPAAHKPAVAAPAAAASSASAASAANRTAAGHTAAGPASASRTPAADNTADVRHPGPPGAGSGTGRYYPPDPVTLRLIVQRLLSAASGKKTQGRIFGLISPHHGYLSSGIVAAAGYKQLTSPIKTVFLLAPGHQGNFSGAFIPAMKSFRTPLGEIPVSALAARLSQQQGFIAPPKGWSGDRSIDIQLPFLQQVVKSFELVPILVGKADPAALARQILPCLTEESLIIASSDLSERYPSEKATPLDQKAIKAITSFDFKTLASSEACGKVSIAVLMEIARQKKWSAQLIDYANSGTTTRARKQVAGFASIAFVR
- a CDS encoding DUF2339 domain-containing protein, which encodes MYDVKWLAVLGLIGGFFTPVVLSSGSDRQVELMIYMTVLNIGILFISFFKRWDLLNYLGSSFTWLLFSVWFFRSYQETKFWPTAIFITIFFLIYALVPFVYYFVKPCQDCQEQLSGFFITIPNAFIAFGYSFATFRCLLWIWPGSAPPFGSFRLSCSD
- a CDS encoding radical SAM protein; protein product: MTLKEMKIEDRNRDRAAPLSRPPVLAGYIYDPEEAYGARNSNRLLAIRLETSRSCNLRCRYCYAESGGHLEHELDFEDLTSVIRQAWELGADSVVVIGGGEPTLYPRFRDLIAYIHSLRIIPVIFTNTVTMTRELAEFLHDQGASVMGKLDSLRPEVQDYLAGQAGAFHQIQEGLNNLIEAGFTRTETPHRLRMGVSFVSGRLNVEEVEEIWHFCRQRRIFPNIEFLTPTGRARQELSQYILSPEEIKNYKLRLLEIDQDCYGHTWLPYTPLTASGCLQHLYSLYVTGEGNVRPCAPTKFDEHPDLEHKGTYPHNVRRRSLRKIYEDPLFQYVRNIDRYLEGKCRQCEHLNECIGCRGYTYSVGVNEGKDPCSALRAECLQCFK